TTCTGATGTTGACTTGGGTAGCTATGATCCGTTAGAGGCGATTGCCAAAGGAGACGCTCAAGGCGTATCGGTGTTTGGCTCAATGATTATGGTGCAAAACACCATCGTCCAGATGGCAAAATTCATCGATGGGGTTTCCGAAACGGAAGTTGCACAACTGGCATTTAGTGGCATTAGTGCGCTCGCCAATCAAACCAAAAGCGGCACTGCTGTAGATTTAGGTAACGCAGGAACCATCCAAGCAATTCTTACTGAGGCAATTACCAAAGCAGCACAATCTGACCCCAAAATCAACCCAACTCAACTGGCTGCTGCCGCTGCCGCTGCTGCTCAAGTAATGGCTTTGGGCAACCAAATGGTAAAGGATCTGGTCGTTAGCGGTCGCCCAATTAAAGATATCGCCTTGGAAATTACTAAGTTGCAAGCGGTGTCAGTCGGTCAAATTGCGGTGGGACTACCTGAACTGGCAGCGGGTATTGTCTCAGTGGAACAGTTCCTCGCTGAAAACAGCAAAGAGGCAATTCTGTCACGGATGGCGACGGTGCAGGTGAACGATCCCACCGTTCGTCCAGAAGTGAAGCCGATTGAGTCTTCTAACCCCGACACCGACACCGGCACCGGCAACCCCGACACCGGCACCGGCAACCCCACCTTACCTTTCCCTCGTGTAGAAGACACAACCACCGGCACCCCCATCCCCACCCCAGGCGATGACAATCTCACCTACGGCACCGGCGATGATACTGTTGTTGCACTCGCCGGCAATGACACAATACTCGGTGGCGATGGCAACGACTTGCTGTTTGGCAACACCGGCAACGACCTGATCAACGGTCAAGGTGGCAACGATTTCATCTACGGCGGCAAAGATCAAGACACCTTGATCGGTGAACTTGGCAACGATACTCTCTGCGGTGATATGGGTGATGATTCCCTCACCGGCAATGATGGTGATGATGCTCTCTATGGCAACCAAGGCAAGGATCTCCTAGACGGTGGTTTAGGCAATGACACTCTACGCGGTGGCAAAGAAAATGACACCCTTCTTGGTGCTGATGGCAATGATATCCTCTGCGGTGATATCGGTGATGATTCGCTGTTGGGTGACACCGGCAACGATATCTTATTCGGCAACCAAGGTAATGATTTTCTTGATGGCGGTGTGGGAGATAACACCCTACATGGCGGCAAAGATAACGACACCCTAGTGGGTAATCAAGGTGTTGATATGCTGTGTGGCGATATGGGCAATGACTCTCTCGGCGCCGGTGCCAGTAACGATATGTTGTTTGGCAATCAAGGTAATGATATCCTTGATGCCGGTGATGGTGATGATACCCTGCACGGTGGTCAAGGCGATGATACCTTGATTGGCGGCACCGGCAACGATTTGCTAGACGGTGATTTTGGTAACGACATCCTTACCGGCGGTGCAGGAAATGACCGATTTGTTCTGGAATTAGGGGCCGGTGCTGATATCATTACCGATTTCAAAATTGGCGAAGATTCTCTAGTCTTAACTGGCGGTTTAAGCTTCCAACAGCTAACTATAACTGCCGGCAATAACGCCTCTTTAATTCGTGTGGGTGATGAACTTTTAGCTACTCTTAACGCGGTGGATTCTTCGTTACTGAACCAGCAAAGTTTCACTTTGATTTAAAAATTTCAAGGTTGGATCAATCCTCATTAAACTATTAAGAAACCCGACTCAAACAAAGTCGGGTTTTTATTTTATAAACTCTTTTTTTGTTGCTACATCAACAAAGCAAATTTCAAGAACAAATGGCCATTAACAAATTATTGGCAAACCACCAGACACAAGCACTGCTTTTTGGGCCGGCTACCCGCACCACCAAGCACGGCGGCTTTATTGTTATCTGAGGAGTCGGTGGGCGTAGCCCTACATGAGATAAAATTTTAAATTGACAAAAATTTAGCGCATTTTAAACAAAACCAATGGGCAAAACATGGGAACTCGACTACTATTCACGGCCCGTCCTTGATGAAGCCGGCAAAAAGCTGTGGGAGGTTCTTTTATGCGAAAGCCCTACAAGCAATAGCGATGAACCCTTATTTCGCTTTAGCAAATTTTGCCCCGGCACCAACGTTAACTCTGCTTGGCTCAAGGAAGCGATCACAGAAGCCATATCTAAAGCACCGGCACCCCCCAGAGAGATTCGCTTTTTTCGCCGGCAAATGACAAACATGATCTCCAAAGCCTGCAATGATTTAGGCATAGCCCCTAAACCAAGCCGGCGTACCATCGCCCTCAACCACTGGATCAACGAGCGTCACACAAACTTCTATCCCCAACAACCAGGCTATCAACAAGCACCCCCCTCTCCCTCTGTGCGGGTCGAAATGCTGGCTCCCTCTCCCTTACCAGATGCCTTAATTGGTCAAAAATGGGCCTTTGTCAACCTCGAAGCCAGTGCCTTTGCGGAAATGAGCGAATGGGAAATTGGCTTTGGTGATGCCTTTCCCATTTTGGGCGAAAATAGTCTTGTCCCCGAAATTACCGCCGAAACTCCAATTCCTGGGTTAATAATTTTCTCGCCTAGAGCCGTTGCTCTGGCCGGTTGGATGTCTGGTTTAGAATTAGCTTCTTTAAAAGCGGATGGCAACCCGCCTGATCGCTTATTACTCGAAACCGGCGCCACCGATAGCTGGATTTTAGCGAACCGTTTC
This genomic window from Ancylothrix sp. D3o contains:
- a CDS encoding calcium-binding protein, with translation MEKFDTNKNGQIDSSEGKIVLNGGLDVATNLPLVTPLASTPKSTVVTPLTTIIAELVQQGTDLATAETSLKAALGLPSDVDLGSYDPLEAIAKGDAQGVSVFGSMIMVQNTIVQMAKFIDGVSETEVAQLAFSGISALANQTKSGTAVDLGNAGTIQAILTEAITKAAQSDPKINPTQLAAAAAAAAQVMALGNQMVKDLVVSGRPIKDIALEITKLQAVSVGQIAVGLPELAAGIVSVEQFLAENSKEAILSRMATVQVNDPTVRPEVKPIESSNPDTDTGTGNPDTGTGNPTLPFPRVEDTTTGTPIPTPGDDNLTYGTGDDTVVALAGNDTILGGDGNDLLFGNTGNDLINGQGGNDFIYGGKDQDTLIGELGNDTLCGDMGDDSLTGNDGDDALYGNQGKDLLDGGLGNDTLRGGKENDTLLGADGNDILCGDIGDDSLLGDTGNDILFGNQGNDFLDGGVGDNTLHGGKDNDTLVGNQGVDMLCGDMGNDSLGAGASNDMLFGNQGNDILDAGDGDDTLHGGQGDDTLIGGTGNDLLDGDFGNDILTGGAGNDRFVLELGAGADIITDFKIGEDSLVLTGGLSFQQLTITAGNNASLIRVGDELLATLNAVDSSLLNQQSFTLI
- a CDS encoding Tab2/Atab2 family RNA-binding protein, translating into MGKTWELDYYSRPVLDEAGKKLWEVLLCESPTSNSDEPLFRFSKFCPGTNVNSAWLKEAITEAISKAPAPPREIRFFRRQMTNMISKACNDLGIAPKPSRRTIALNHWINERHTNFYPQQPGYQQAPPSPSVRVEMLAPSPLPDALIGQKWAFVNLEASAFAEMSEWEIGFGDAFPILGENSLVPEITAETPIPGLIIFSPRAVALAGWMSGLELASLKADGNPPDRLLLETGATDSWILANRFNKQTQQEAKNFEQAKKQAQNVHFIAVQTDPNSESFAGFWLLQELNLS